One window from the genome of Streptococcus salivarius encodes:
- a CDS encoding undecaprenyl-diphosphate phosphatase, with protein MQTAQFIIELLKAVFLGIVEGITEWLPISSTGHLILVNEFLNLRQSKDFIDMFNIVIQLGAILAVMVIYFKRLNPFQPGKTAREVQLTWQLWLKVVIACIPSAFFGLLLDDWMEAHLSNFFVVAIMLVVYGIAFIWIEDRNRRVEPKVTDLARMSYKTAFYIGLFQVLSIIPGTSRSGATILGGIIVGTSRSVAADFTFFLGIPTMFGYSGLKAVKYFIDGNTLTGGQVAILLVASVTAFVVSLFVIRFLMNYIKKHDFTVFGKYRIVLGIIVLLYGAVKLIFG; from the coding sequence ATTTATTATTGAATTACTAAAAGCAGTCTTTCTTGGGATTGTCGAAGGTATCACTGAGTGGCTACCGATTTCATCTACGGGTCACTTGATTTTGGTGAATGAATTCTTGAACTTGAGACAAAGTAAAGATTTCATTGATATGTTTAATATCGTTATCCAACTTGGTGCTATTCTTGCGGTTATGGTCATTTACTTTAAACGTTTGAATCCCTTCCAACCTGGTAAGACAGCACGTGAAGTGCAATTGACTTGGCAGCTTTGGCTCAAGGTGGTCATTGCCTGTATTCCTTCAGCCTTCTTTGGTCTTCTTTTAGATGACTGGATGGAGGCCCATCTCAGTAATTTCTTTGTAGTAGCTATCATGTTGGTGGTCTACGGGATTGCCTTTATTTGGATTGAGGACCGCAATCGACGTGTAGAACCTAAGGTAACGGATTTGGCACGTATGTCTTACAAGACAGCTTTCTATATTGGTCTTTTCCAAGTCTTGAGTATCATTCCAGGGACAAGCCGTTCAGGTGCTACTATTCTTGGGGGTATCATCGTTGGTACTAGTCGTAGCGTAGCTGCTGACTTCACTTTCTTCCTTGGTATTCCAACCATGTTTGGTTACAGTGGCCTTAAGGCAGTTAAGTACTTCATTGACGGAAATACTTTGACAGGTGGACAAGTGGCTATTCTCTTGGTAGCTAGTGTGACAGCCTTTGTTGTCAGCTTGTTCGTGATTCGCTTCTTGATGAATTACATTAAGAAACATGATTTTACAGTTTTCGGAAAATACCGTATCGTACTTGGTATTATTGTGCTTCTCTATGGAGCTGTTAAACTTATTTTTGGATAA
- the sufB gene encoding Fe-S cluster assembly protein SufB, translated as MTETNEKVEPKPIDLGEYKYGFHDDVTPVFSTGKGISEDVVRAMSAEKGEPEWMLEFRLKSLETFNKMAMQEWGPDLSGINFDDLTYFQKASDKPARDWEDVPEKIKETFERIGIPEAERAYLAGASAQYESEVVYHNMKEEYDKLGIIFTDTDSALKEYPELLKKYFSKLVPPTDNKFAALNSAFWSGGTFIYVPKGVKVDIPLQTYFRINNEATAQFERTLIIVDEGASVHYVEGCTAPTYTTASLHAAIVEIFALDGAYMRYSTIQNWSDSVYNLVTKRATAKKNATVEWIDGNLGAEVTMKYPSVYLDGEGARGTMLSIAFANAGQHQDTGAKMIHNAPHTSSSIVSKSIARNGGKVDYRGQVTFNKDSKKSVSHIECDTILMDDLSKSDTIPFNEIHNSQVALEHEAKVSKISEEQLYYLMSRGLSEQEATEMIVMGFVEPFTKELPMEYAVELNRLISYEMEGSVG; from the coding sequence ATGACTGAAACAAATGAAAAAGTAGAACCAAAACCCATTGATTTGGGAGAATATAAATACGGTTTCCATGATGATGTGACACCAGTCTTTTCAACCGGAAAAGGAATCAGTGAAGACGTTGTCCGTGCCATGTCTGCTGAAAAGGGGGAACCTGAGTGGATGCTTGAATTCCGCTTAAAATCATTGGAAACCTTTAACAAAATGGCCATGCAAGAGTGGGGTCCAGACCTTTCTGGTATTAACTTTGATGACCTGACTTATTTCCAAAAGGCATCAGACAAACCTGCTCGTGACTGGGAAGATGTTCCTGAGAAAATCAAGGAAACTTTTGAACGTATTGGTATCCCAGAAGCAGAGCGTGCTTATCTTGCTGGAGCCTCAGCTCAGTATGAATCAGAAGTGGTTTACCACAATATGAAAGAAGAGTACGACAAGTTGGGGATTATCTTTACAGATACGGATTCAGCTCTTAAAGAGTATCCAGAACTCCTCAAGAAGTACTTCTCAAAACTGGTTCCGCCAACAGATAATAAATTTGCAGCCCTTAACTCAGCCTTCTGGTCAGGTGGTACCTTTATCTATGTACCTAAAGGTGTTAAGGTGGATATTCCGCTTCAAACCTACTTCCGTATCAATAACGAAGCAACTGCTCAGTTTGAACGTACTCTTATCATCGTTGATGAAGGTGCCAGCGTTCACTATGTTGAAGGATGTACAGCGCCAACTTACACAACTGCCAGTCTTCATGCGGCTATCGTTGAAATCTTTGCACTTGATGGTGCCTACATGCGCTACTCAACTATCCAAAACTGGTCAGATAGCGTCTACAACTTGGTAACTAAACGTGCTACGGCTAAGAAAAATGCGACTGTTGAGTGGATTGATGGTAACCTTGGAGCCGAAGTAACTATGAAGTATCCATCTGTTTACCTTGATGGAGAAGGTGCGCGTGGTACCATGCTTTCAATCGCTTTCGCCAATGCGGGTCAACACCAAGATACAGGGGCTAAGATGATTCACAATGCACCGCATACATCATCATCTATTGTCTCTAAATCAATCGCCCGTAATGGTGGTAAGGTTGACTACCGTGGACAAGTCACTTTCAACAAGGATTCTAAGAAATCGGTATCTCACATCGAATGTGACACCATCTTGATGGATGATTTGTCTAAATCAGATACTATCCCATTCAACGAAATCCATAACTCACAAGTTGCTCTTGAACACGAAGCTAAGGTTTCTAAGATTTCTGAAGAGCAACTCTACTACCTCATGAGCCGTGGACTTTCAGAACAAGAAGCAACAGAGATGATTGTCATGGGATTTGTGGAACCATTTACCAAAGAACTTCCAATGGAATATGCTGTTGAGCTTAACCGCTTGATTAGTTATGAAATGGAAGGATCAGTTGGGTAA
- the sufU gene encoding Fe-S cluster assembly sulfur transfer protein SufU — MALSRLDSLYMAVVADHSKSPHHHGVLPDVEQLQLNNPTCGDVINLSVKFDGDVIEDIAFAGDGCTISTASSSMMTDAVIGKTKAEALELAEIFSLMIQGDHKDEDKLGEAKLLAGVSKFPQRIKCATLSWNALKKAIERSEL, encoded by the coding sequence ATGGCACTCTCTAGACTAGATAGTTTATATATGGCTGTTGTGGCCGATCACTCTAAGAGCCCTCACCATCATGGTGTTCTACCTGATGTGGAGCAACTTCAACTGAATAATCCGACTTGTGGAGATGTTATCAATCTGTCAGTAAAATTTGATGGTGACGTGATTGAAGACATTGCCTTTGCTGGAGATGGTTGTACCATTTCTACAGCGTCATCAAGTATGATGACGGATGCGGTTATTGGTAAAACTAAGGCAGAGGCTTTGGAACTAGCGGAGATTTTCTCTCTTATGATTCAAGGAGATCATAAAGATGAAGATAAGCTAGGTGAGGCTAAGCTCTTGGCGGGGGTTTCTAAATTTCCACAACGTATCAAATGTGCAACACTCTCTTGGAATGCCCTTAAAAAAGCGATAGAGAGAAGTGAGCTTTAG
- the mecA gene encoding adaptor protein MecA, giving the protein MEMKQISETTLKIMITMEDLEEHGMELKDFLIPQEKTEEFFYTVMDELDLPDNFKNSGMLSFRVTPRKDRVDVFVTKSDLKEDLDFNDLSDMDDYSGLSPEEFLKALEGNFMDKGDIEAHHKLEELEKTLEEVDKAMTEPTKEVAEENIREDYTHYVLAFSDFDQVVTFTQGLKDVPVEGSELYKLGDVYYMTILLYLADEPDYYANNMYARFLEYANVADRTRAYLQEHATILMEEDALPVLQATKWS; this is encoded by the coding sequence ATGGAAATGAAACAAATAAGCGAGACAACTCTAAAAATCATGATTACCATGGAAGATCTTGAAGAACATGGTATGGAATTGAAAGATTTCTTGATTCCCCAGGAAAAAACAGAGGAATTTTTCTACACTGTCATGGATGAGTTGGACTTGCCTGATAACTTTAAAAATAGCGGGATGCTGAGCTTCCGTGTCACGCCACGCAAGGACCGTGTGGATGTCTTTGTGACTAAATCAGATCTTAAGGAAGACCTTGATTTCAACGATTTGTCAGATATGGACGACTACTCAGGGCTTTCTCCAGAAGAGTTCCTCAAGGCTCTTGAAGGTAACTTTATGGACAAGGGGGATATCGAAGCACACCATAAGCTCGAAGAACTTGAGAAGACCTTGGAAGAAGTTGATAAGGCTATGACAGAGCCTACCAAGGAAGTGGCTGAAGAAAATATTCGTGAAGACTATACCCACTATGTCTTGGCTTTCTCTGACTTTGATCAAGTAGTGACCTTTACACAAGGCTTGAAGGATGTACCTGTTGAAGGTTCTGAGCTTTATAAGCTTGGGGATGTCTACTATATGACAATCCTTCTTTACTTGGCTGATGAGCCTGATTATTACGCGAACAATATGTATGCGCGTTTTCTTGAATATGCGAATGTGGCAGACCGAACACGTGCCTACCTACAGGAGCATGCAACAATCTTGATGGAAGAGGACGCCTTACCGGTACTACAAGCAACGAAATGGAGCTAA
- the sufC gene encoding Fe-S cluster assembly ATPase SufC: MSVLEIKNLHVSVEDKEILKGLNLTLKTGEIAAIMGPNGTGKSTLSAAIMGNPNYEITEGDILFDGESILDLEVDERARLGLFLAMQYPAEIPGITNAEFIRAAMNAGKEDDEKISVLDFITKLDEKMELLGMREEMAERYLNEGFSGGEKKRNEILQLLMLEPKFALLDEIDSGLDIDALKVVSKGVNAMRGEGFGAMIITHYQRLLNYITPDVVHVMMEGKVVLSGGPELAARLEQEGYAKIAEELGYEYHEEA; encoded by the coding sequence ATGTCTGTACTTGAAATCAAAAATCTTCATGTTTCTGTTGAAGATAAAGAAATCTTGAAGGGTCTTAATTTGACTCTTAAAACTGGTGAGATTGCTGCTATCATGGGTCCTAACGGAACTGGTAAATCTACCCTTTCAGCTGCTATCATGGGTAATCCAAACTATGAAATCACAGAAGGGGACATCCTTTTTGATGGTGAAAGTATCCTTGACTTGGAAGTTGACGAACGTGCACGCCTAGGTCTTTTCCTTGCTATGCAATACCCAGCTGAAATCCCAGGAATCACAAATGCTGAGTTCATCCGTGCGGCTATGAACGCTGGTAAAGAAGATGACGAAAAGATTTCTGTTCTTGATTTCATCACTAAATTGGATGAAAAGATGGAATTGCTTGGTATGCGTGAAGAAATGGCTGAGCGTTACCTTAACGAAGGTTTCTCAGGTGGTGAGAAAAAACGTAACGAAATTCTTCAATTGCTCATGCTGGAACCTAAGTTTGCTCTTCTCGATGAGATTGACTCAGGTCTTGATATCGATGCCCTTAAAGTGGTTTCAAAAGGGGTTAACGCTATGCGTGGCGAAGGCTTTGGTGCCATGATTATCACTCACTACCAACGTCTCTTGAACTACATCACTCCAGATGTCGTACACGTGATGATGGAAGGTAAAGTGGTTCTTTCAGGTGGTCCTGAATTGGCTGCTCGTCTTGAGCAAGAAGGTTATGCGAAAATCGCTGAAGAGCTCGGTTACGAGTACCACGAAGAAGCGTAA
- the sufD gene encoding Fe-S cluster assembly protein SufD, with translation MSKESIIAFSQAKAEPLWLQDLRQAAFDKLESLALPKIERVKFHRWNLGDGTITENEPSANVPDFTALGNNPKLVQVGTNTVLEQLPADLISQGVVFTDLTTALEEIPEVVEAFFGKAVAYDEDKLAAYNYAYFNSAAVLYVPDNVEIDLPVESYFYQDGTSNVPFNKHVLIVAGKNSKLTYLERFETLGEATEKASANISVEVIAQDGAQVKFAAIDRLGENVTTYISRRGRIGRDASIDWALGIMNEGNVIADFDSDLIGNGSHANLKVIGLSSGRQVQGIDTRVTNYGNNSVGHILQHGVILERGTLTFNGIGHIVKGAKGADAQQESRVLMLSDKARSDANPILLIDENEVTAGHAASIGQVDPEDMYYLMSRGLDQDIAERLVIRGFLGAVITEIPVKEVRDEMISVTDTKLNKR, from the coding sequence ATGTCAAAAGAATCTATTATCGCTTTTTCACAAGCAAAAGCAGAGCCACTTTGGTTGCAAGACCTTCGTCAAGCAGCCTTTGATAAGCTTGAAAGCTTGGCTCTTCCAAAAATTGAGCGTGTTAAATTCCACCGTTGGAATCTCGGTGATGGAACGATTACTGAAAATGAACCATCAGCAAATGTACCTGATTTTACAGCGCTTGGAAACAACCCTAAATTGGTCCAAGTAGGAACAAATACTGTACTTGAACAATTGCCAGCTGACTTGATTAGTCAAGGTGTGGTCTTCACAGACCTGACGACTGCTCTTGAGGAAATCCCAGAAGTCGTTGAAGCCTTCTTTGGTAAGGCTGTAGCCTATGATGAGGACAAATTGGCAGCTTATAACTATGCCTATTTCAATAGTGCAGCGGTCCTTTACGTACCAGATAATGTTGAAATTGACTTGCCAGTTGAAAGCTATTTTTACCAAGATGGAACTTCAAATGTTCCATTTAACAAACACGTTTTGATCGTGGCTGGTAAAAACAGTAAATTGACTTACCTTGAGCGCTTTGAAACGCTAGGTGAAGCGACTGAAAAAGCTAGTGCCAACATTTCAGTTGAAGTCATTGCTCAAGATGGTGCACAAGTTAAGTTTGCTGCTATTGACCGTTTGGGCGAAAACGTTACAACTTATATTAGTCGTCGTGGTCGTATCGGTCGTGATGCCAGCATTGACTGGGCTCTTGGTATCATGAACGAGGGCAATGTTATTGCTGACTTTGATAGTGACTTGATTGGTAATGGAAGCCATGCCAACCTTAAAGTTATTGGTCTTTCATCAGGGCGTCAGGTTCAAGGAATTGATACTCGTGTAACTAACTATGGTAACAACTCTGTGGGACATATCCTACAACATGGTGTTATTTTGGAACGTGGTACCTTGACTTTCAATGGTATTGGTCACATTGTCAAAGGTGCTAAGGGTGCTGATGCACAACAAGAAAGCCGTGTTCTAATGCTTTCTGACAAGGCACGTTCAGATGCGAACCCAATCCTCTTGATTGACGAAAACGAAGTTACGGCAGGGCATGCTGCTTCAATCGGTCAGGTGGATCCAGAGGATATGTATTACCTCATGAGTCGTGGACTTGATCAAGACATTGCAGAACGTTTGGTTATTCGCGGTTTCTTGGGAGCGGTTATTACCGAAATTCCAGTTAAAGAAGTACGCGATGAAATGATTTCTGTAACTGATACAAAACTAAACAAACGTTAG
- a CDS encoding cysteine desulfurase codes for MSALDAYKIRQDFAILDQVVNDEPLVYLDNAATTQKPQVVLDALMAYYHEDNANVHRGVHTLAERATAAYEASREKLRQFINAKSTKEVLFTRGTTTGLNWVGRFAEQVLEPGDEVVISIMEHHSNIIPWQEACKKTGAKLVYAYLKDGQLDMEDLVNKITEKTKFVSLAQVSNVLGCINPVKEIAKLAHQVGAYMVVDGAQSAPHMAIDVQDLDCDFFTLSGHKMLGPTGIGVLYGKEEILNQMNPIEFGGEMIDFVYEQEATWKELPWKFEAGTPNIAGAIALGAAVDYLSALGMENVHAYEQELVDYVLPKLHEIEGLTVYGPDNPSQHAGVIAFNIDGLHPHDVATALDYEGVAVRAGHHCAQPLINHLGISSAARASFYIYNTKEDCDKLVEAILATKEFFNGTL; via the coding sequence ATGTCAGCTTTAGATGCCTATAAGATTCGACAAGATTTTGCCATTTTAGATCAGGTAGTTAATGATGAACCTTTGGTATACTTGGATAATGCGGCAACGACCCAGAAGCCTCAAGTCGTTTTGGACGCTCTCATGGCTTACTATCATGAGGACAATGCCAATGTTCACCGTGGCGTGCATACCTTGGCAGAGCGTGCAACAGCTGCTTACGAAGCTAGTCGTGAAAAGCTTCGTCAGTTTATCAATGCTAAATCAACCAAAGAGGTCCTTTTTACCCGTGGAACGACGACAGGTCTTAACTGGGTTGGTCGTTTTGCAGAGCAGGTTCTTGAGCCAGGAGATGAGGTGGTTATTTCAATTATGGAACACCACTCCAATATCATTCCTTGGCAGGAAGCTTGTAAGAAGACGGGGGCTAAACTTGTTTACGCCTACTTGAAAGATGGCCAATTGGATATGGAAGATTTGGTCAACAAGATTACTGAAAAGACAAAATTTGTCAGTCTAGCTCAGGTTTCTAACGTTTTAGGCTGCATCAATCCTGTCAAAGAGATTGCCAAGCTCGCCCACCAAGTTGGTGCCTATATGGTGGTGGACGGTGCCCAATCGGCGCCCCACATGGCCATTGATGTTCAGGATTTGGATTGTGATTTCTTCACCCTTTCTGGACATAAGATGTTAGGTCCAACAGGGATTGGGGTTCTTTACGGCAAGGAAGAGATTCTTAACCAGATGAATCCTATTGAATTTGGTGGTGAAATGATTGATTTCGTTTACGAACAGGAAGCCACTTGGAAGGAATTGCCTTGGAAATTCGAGGCTGGGACACCTAACATTGCGGGGGCGATTGCTCTTGGTGCTGCTGTCGACTACCTCTCTGCTTTAGGTATGGAAAATGTTCATGCTTACGAGCAGGAGTTAGTAGACTATGTTTTGCCTAAACTTCATGAGATTGAGGGATTGACAGTCTACGGTCCAGATAATCCTAGCCAGCACGCAGGTGTTATTGCCTTTAACATTGATGGGCTTCATCCTCATGATGTGGCGACTGCCCTTGACTATGAAGGAGTAGCAGTGCGTGCAGGTCACCACTGTGCTCAGCCTTTAATCAATCATTTAGGTATCTCATCAGCTGCCCGAGCAAGCTTCTATATTTACAATACTAAAGAGGATTGTGACAAGCTTGTAGAGGCAATTCTTGCGACGAAGGAGTTTTTCAATGGCACTCTCTAG
- a CDS encoding DUF3021 family protein produces the protein MTAYKKGWLRASIAGGITSLLTLFLYLSGQPHQVNKSTFLTGLIVAIILATAPIYDDNRLSLKQQSLLHFSIMCVTILPILCLSGWYPLHNVVDFLKILASFLTCGLVLWLLAYLIFGKLIHK, from the coding sequence ATGACTGCCTACAAAAAAGGGTGGCTACGAGCTAGCATTGCTGGGGGAATAACGAGTTTATTGACGCTCTTTCTCTACTTGTCGGGGCAACCTCATCAAGTAAACAAATCTACCTTTCTTACGGGGCTAATTGTCGCCATCATACTAGCAACTGCTCCCATTTACGACGATAACCGTTTATCGCTCAAACAGCAATCACTGCTCCACTTCTCTATCATGTGTGTTACCATCCTTCCAATCCTCTGTTTGTCCGGATGGTATCCCTTGCATAATGTCGTGGACTTCTTGAAAATCCTAGCTAGCTTCTTAACTTGCGGACTGGTCCTATGGTTGCTGGCTTATCTCATCTTTGGAAAACTTATCCACAAATGA
- a CDS encoding glycosyltransferase family 4 protein, producing MPWTINYIFVLIGTFLIAIVATPLVRSLALRVGAVDNPNARRINKKPMPSAGGLAILLAFVLATLVFMPMIIHKDIWHVSYIRYILPVVVGGSVVALTGFIDDILELKPLPKMLGIVIGAVIVWAFTDFRFDSFKIPFGGPMIHFGPVLTLILTVLWIAAITNAINLIDGLDGLVGGVSIISLMTMGVISYFFLYDTDIFLTMTIFVLVAAIMGFFPYNYHPAIIYLGDTGALFIGFMIGVLSLQGLKNATAVAILSPVIILGVPIVDTVVAIVRRKLSGRPAMEADKMHLHHRLLAMGFTHRGAVLVVYAIAILFSLIALLLNVSSRFGGILLLLSLLLGMEILIEGLEIWGVGRTPLFNLLKFIGNSDYRQATLLKWKQGRKN from the coding sequence ATGCCTTGGACCATTAACTATATATTCGTTTTGATTGGGACCTTTTTGATCGCCATTGTGGCGACTCCTTTGGTACGCTCTTTGGCCTTACGTGTCGGAGCTGTTGACAATCCCAATGCAAGACGTATCAATAAAAAGCCAATGCCTAGTGCTGGTGGCCTAGCTATTTTGTTGGCCTTTGTACTAGCGACCTTGGTCTTTATGCCTATGATTATTCATAAGGATATCTGGCATGTTTCTTACATCAGGTACATCTTGCCGGTTGTTGTAGGAGGATCTGTCGTAGCTCTGACTGGCTTCATTGATGATATCTTGGAATTAAAGCCTCTACCTAAGATGCTTGGTATTGTCATTGGAGCTGTCATCGTTTGGGCTTTTACAGACTTCCGATTTGATAGCTTTAAGATTCCATTTGGTGGTCCCATGATTCATTTTGGGCCGGTCTTGACCTTGATTTTAACGGTGTTATGGATTGCGGCCATCACCAATGCCATTAATCTGATTGATGGTTTGGATGGCTTAGTTGGAGGAGTTTCTATCATTTCCCTTATGACTATGGGGGTGATTTCTTATTTCTTCCTCTATGACACTGATATTTTCTTGACCATGACCATCTTTGTCTTGGTGGCTGCCATTATGGGATTTTTCCCTTACAATTATCATCCAGCGATTATCTATCTAGGTGATACAGGGGCGCTCTTTATTGGCTTTATGATTGGTGTCTTGTCATTGCAAGGGTTGAAAAATGCGACAGCGGTGGCTATTTTGTCACCTGTTATTATCCTTGGAGTGCCTATTGTTGACACAGTGGTGGCTATTGTCCGCCGTAAGTTGTCAGGGCGCCCAGCTATGGAAGCTGACAAGATGCATTTGCATCATCGTCTCCTAGCTATGGGCTTTACTCATCGTGGAGCGGTTCTAGTGGTCTATGCCATCGCTATCCTCTTTTCATTGATTGCCCTCTTGTTAAATGTTTCTAGCCGTTTTGGTGGTATTCTCTTGCTCTTGAGTTTACTTCTGGGAATGGAAATTCTGATTGAAGGGCTTGAGATTTGGGGCGTTGGTCGAACACCTCTCTTCAACCTCCTGAAATTTATCGGAAATAGTGATTATCGCCAAGCAACCCTGTTAAAATGGAAGCAAGGGCGAAAAAATTAA